In the genome of Hippoglossus hippoglossus isolate fHipHip1 chromosome 12, fHipHip1.pri, whole genome shotgun sequence, one region contains:
- the barhl1b gene encoding barH-like homeobox 1b, which translates to MESSANGSSFGIDSLLSHRPGSPVSKGDSLVGECRSPLEFSPRSDVESGCSSPPSPRRECMDEVAQRQGHGVGLPPHLQHAQISAGSQQRTVTSSFLIRDILADCKPLAACAPYSSNGLPTQEAGRLASKIADDFMEKIHSNSSSDSEYKVKEEGDREISSSRDSSQVRMKKPRKARTAFTDHQLAQLERSFERQKYLSVQDRMELAASLNLTDTQVKTWYQNRRTKWKRQTAVGLELLAEAGNYSALQRMFPSPYFYPQSLMSNLDPGAALYLYRGPTAPPPALQRPLVPRILLHGLGGGSEPPPPPPLPPMSGVLSRPPQQR; encoded by the exons ATGGAGTCGTCCGCCAACGGGTCCAGTTTTGGGATCGACTCGCTGCTGTCCCACAGGCCGGGAAGTCCGGTGTCCAAAGGGGACAGCCTGGTCGGGGAGTGCCGCTCGCCCCTGGAGTTCAGCCCGAGGTCGGACGTGGAGAGCGGCTGCTCGTCGCCTCCGTCGCCGAGGAGGGAGTGCATGGACGAGGTGGCCCAGAGGCAAGGTCACGGCGTGGGCCTGCCGCCGCACCTGCAGCACGCGCAGATCTCTGCGGGGTCGCAGCAGAGGACCGTGACCTCGTCGTTCCTCATCAGAGACATTCTCGCGGACTGTAAGCCTCTGGCCGCCTGCGCGCCCTACTCCAGCAATGGACTGCCGACCCAGGAGGCGGGGAGGCTGGCCTCGAAGATAGCGGACGACTTTATGGAGAAAATCCACAGCAACTCGTCGTCAGACAGTGAATATAAAG tgaaagaggagggggacagGGAgatctccagcagcagagacagctCTCAGGTGCGGATGAAGAAGCCCAGGAAGGCCCGCACGGCCTTCACCGACCACCAGCTGGCGCAGCTGGAGCGCAGCTTCGAGCGGCAGAAGTACCTGAGCGTCCAGGACCGCATGGAGCTGGCGGCCTCCCTCAACCTCACGGACACACAAGTCAAGACCTGGTACCAGAACCGGAG GACGAAGTGGAAGAGGCAGACAGCGGTGGGACTCGAGCTGTTGGCGGAGGCTGGAAACTACTCCGCCCTGCAGAGGATGTTCCCGTCCCCGTACTTCTACCCGCAGAGCCTGATGTCCAACCTGGACCCCGGGGCGGCCCTCTACCTGTACAGGGGCCCCACGGCGCCGCCGCCGGCCCTGCAGAGACCCCTGGTGCCGCGGATCCTGCTGCACGGCCTAGGCGGAGGCAGCGAGCCGCCGCCTCCGCCTCCTCTGCCCCCCATGTCCGGCGTGCTTTCCCGGCCACCTCAGCAGCGGTGA